Proteins from a single region of Chitinibacter bivalviorum:
- a CDS encoding methyl-accepting chemotaxis protein: MLSNIATRTKLFILSGTLLLLMALQIGFALFELNQTGSNIDSLITDRQPKIEQQNGIIQNTLLIGMLLREGVMDQNGPEIEESIRKIGELRADSTKRLTYLQENTTSAESKALLSEMEIARAPLAPMYEKLFAMVRANQDVEATALMRNEYDPAYKNFLSKVDAMMASQKNKMRKTSSETQESFVYTRSLMIASGILATVLGLIAATWIARSISHPLSNALREAERIAQGDLRANNDIKVTGTDEPSRLLLALQQMRASLHDMTKLIQQNAVEVSRAAQGLADAAKEVANSAQSQSAATSGAAATLEQLTVSIHHVADNAEDAAQQARTAGNTAKMGGSFVQTSSDQMSAVGEHVSQSATKMSDLEQDVGEIGKMATMIREVADQTNLLALNAAIEAARAGETGRGFAVVADEVRKLAERTTKSAHEISTMISRIQNGSSSVNQFMADSVASVQDATLSSESAALAMDEIEENANAVVNAISQISDSLKEQKLAGQDLAARMEQVSQMAEENGDTVMNLASTANQLSSLAGQLQTAVSRFKI, from the coding sequence ATGCTGTCCAACATCGCTACCCGTACCAAATTGTTTATCCTCAGTGGTACTTTGCTCTTACTCATGGCCTTACAAATTGGCTTTGCGCTGTTTGAGCTGAACCAAACTGGCAGCAATATCGACTCCTTGATTACGGATCGACAACCCAAAATCGAGCAACAGAACGGCATTATTCAAAACACCTTGCTCATTGGCATGCTGCTGCGTGAAGGTGTAATGGATCAGAATGGCCCAGAAATTGAGGAAAGCATCCGTAAAATCGGCGAACTTCGCGCAGATAGCACAAAAAGACTGACCTACCTGCAAGAAAACACCACCAGCGCCGAGAGTAAAGCTTTGCTCAGCGAAATGGAAATCGCACGTGCGCCGCTAGCGCCCATGTATGAAAAACTGTTTGCCATGGTGCGCGCCAATCAGGACGTCGAAGCGACCGCACTCATGCGCAATGAATACGACCCCGCGTACAAAAACTTCCTGAGCAAAGTGGACGCGATGATGGCGTCGCAAAAAAACAAAATGCGTAAAACCAGCAGCGAAACGCAGGAAAGCTTTGTCTATACGCGCAGCCTGATGATTGCGAGCGGTATTTTGGCGACGGTATTGGGGCTGATTGCAGCGACTTGGATTGCCCGTTCGATCAGCCATCCACTGAGTAATGCATTGCGCGAAGCCGAACGTATCGCTCAAGGGGATTTGCGCGCCAATAACGACATTAAAGTCACAGGCACGGATGAGCCAAGCCGTCTCTTGCTGGCCTTGCAGCAAATGCGCGCCAGCCTGCATGACATGACCAAATTGATTCAACAAAATGCAGTCGAAGTGAGCCGTGCTGCGCAAGGCTTGGCCGATGCAGCCAAGGAGGTGGCCAATAGCGCGCAAAGCCAATCGGCGGCCACCAGCGGCGCGGCAGCAACATTGGAGCAACTCACCGTCAGCATTCACCATGTGGCAGACAATGCGGAGGATGCGGCACAGCAAGCACGCACTGCCGGCAACACAGCGAAAATGGGCGGTAGCTTTGTACAAACTTCATCCGATCAAATGAGCGCCGTGGGCGAGCATGTGAGTCAATCGGCGACGAAAATGTCCGATTTGGAGCAGGACGTCGGCGAAATCGGCAAAATGGCAACGATGATTCGTGAAGTGGCCGATCAGACGAATTTGCTGGCGCTCAATGCCGCGATTGAAGCGGCACGAGCCGGCGAAACCGGCCGTGGCTTTGCCGTGGTGGCCGACGAGGTGCGCAAGCTGGCCGAACGCACGACCAAATCAGCACATGAAATTAGCACCATGATTAGCCGTATCCAGAATGGCAGCTCGTCGGTAAATCAATTTATGGCCGACAGCGTGGCCAGCGTTCAGGATGCGACGCTGAGCTCCGAATCAGCAGCGCTGGCCATGGATGAAATTGAAGAGAATGCCAACGCGGTGGTCAACGCAATCAGCCAGATTAGCGATTCACTGAAAGAGCAAAAGCTGGCAGGGCAAGATTTGGCGGCGCGCATGGAGCAAGTGTCGCAAATGGCCGAGGAAAATGGCGATACGGTCATGAATCTGGCCAGCACGGCAAATCAGCTATCTAGTCTGGCCGGGCAATTGCAAACCGCTGTGAGCCGATTCAAGATTTAA
- a CDS encoding methyl-accepting chemotaxis protein: MKIAHKLMALIGLTGLAILILTGVGYYNSGHVKSDATEITAKIVPGLLEMEQIQRKFARARYAVLYHVILTDAAAMKKTEEDFASYLAQLEVNVQELSALHYDDTDAANFAALKTELDKWKPLTTLVFNESRQEHTEQAMKLIREQCAPQAEKVYVALKQISDYKQKIAEKNEKQITNDIAFSISFSVICGLITLLTVSLLGWLIGRSVTQPLSRMQHFLQKLGQDYDFTRRLEVQSQDEIGVSLTALNGLLDTLQGSLRQLTRVGRDVSGSVTGLSNTSHELSQASHAVSESASAMASGVEEVTVSISHVADRAQECDHTAREAGRLAATGGNVIENTIASINLIADQVRESATQIESLKERTANINAVVTVIKDIADQTNLLALNAAIEAARAGDMGRGFAVVADEVRKLAERTANSTQEIISTVAAIQNEANSTVQTMQHTVRQVDEGVARAQEASSAIGDIRASADLVVHQVGEISAAMRDQSGASAAMAQQVERVAQMSEESSAAAASTANESQRLNQLGQELDQSISRYRI; the protein is encoded by the coding sequence ATGAAAATCGCACACAAATTAATGGCGCTCATTGGCCTTACGGGCTTGGCTATTTTGATTTTAACGGGGGTGGGATATTACAACTCTGGCCATGTAAAGAGCGACGCTACTGAAATTACCGCGAAGATTGTTCCTGGCCTCTTGGAGATGGAGCAAATCCAGCGCAAATTTGCGCGCGCCCGCTACGCCGTCCTCTACCACGTGATTTTGACCGACGCTGCGGCGATGAAAAAAACGGAGGAAGACTTTGCCAGCTATTTGGCGCAATTAGAGGTCAATGTACAAGAATTATCGGCGCTGCATTATGACGATACTGACGCTGCTAATTTTGCCGCGCTCAAAACCGAACTTGATAAATGGAAGCCATTAACGACCTTGGTGTTCAATGAATCGAGGCAAGAGCATACCGAGCAGGCGATGAAACTGATACGGGAGCAATGCGCACCGCAAGCGGAAAAAGTTTATGTTGCCCTAAAGCAGATCTCTGATTACAAGCAAAAAATCGCGGAAAAGAACGAAAAGCAAATTACCAATGATATTGCTTTTTCGATTAGTTTTAGCGTGATTTGTGGCCTTATTACCCTGCTGACCGTTTCGCTTCTTGGTTGGCTGATTGGTCGTAGCGTCACGCAGCCGCTGAGTCGGATGCAGCATTTCTTGCAAAAGCTGGGGCAAGATTATGATTTCACCCGTCGCCTTGAAGTACAAAGTCAGGATGAAATTGGCGTCTCCTTAACTGCGCTCAACGGTTTACTCGACACCTTGCAAGGCAGTTTGCGTCAACTCACTCGGGTGGGGCGTGATGTTTCTGGTTCGGTCACTGGTTTGAGCAATACCAGTCATGAATTATCCCAAGCTTCACACGCCGTGAGCGAATCAGCATCTGCGATGGCCTCGGGGGTCGAGGAAGTGACCGTCAGTATTAGCCATGTGGCTGACCGAGCGCAGGAATGTGACCACACCGCACGCGAAGCAGGCCGTTTGGCTGCAACCGGCGGCAATGTCATTGAGAACACGATTGCCAGCATTAATCTGATTGCCGATCAGGTCAGGGAGTCGGCGACACAAATTGAATCCTTAAAAGAGCGCACCGCGAACATTAATGCCGTGGTGACGGTCATTAAAGACATTGCCGATCAGACTAACTTGCTGGCCTTGAATGCGGCCATTGAAGCCGCGCGGGCGGGTGATATGGGGCGCGGCTTCGCCGTGGTTGCCGATGAGGTGCGGAAATTGGCGGAGCGCACTGCTAATTCCACGCAGGAAATTATCAGTACTGTGGCGGCCATTCAAAATGAAGCCAATAGCACCGTACAAACCATGCAGCATACGGTGCGGCAAGTCGATGAAGGTGTGGCGCGAGCCCAAGAAGCCAGTAGTGCGATCGGTGATATTCGCGCGAGTGCGGATTTGGTGGTTCATCAAGTGGGTGAAATCTCGGCAGCAATGCGTGATCAGAGCGGCGCAAGTGCAGCGATGGCGCAGCAGGTGGAGCGAGTGGCGCAGATGTCAGAGGAAAGTAGTGCAGCCGCAGCGAGTACGGCCAATGAAAGCCAGCGTCTAAATCAATTGGGGCAAGAGCTCGATCAGTCTATATCCCGTTATCGGATTTAA